The Haloplanus sp. CK5-1 genome contains a region encoding:
- a CDS encoding ABC transporter ATP-binding protein has translation MPSKTDDIAIQATDLRKTYGSEVALDSVSLSIPTETVYGFLGPNGAGKTTTMRLLTGLSRPTAGTVGIRGVAVDDRRDIASLVGYLPETPPLYEEFSAREQLEYVADLRDLPRPTARDRIDEYLDRFELADDADRRISGYSKGMKQKTAFIQSVIHDPAVLFLDEPTSGLDPRAARRIRDSITEFADAGTTVFLSTHILPVVEAVADEVGVLFDGHLVAEGTPAELRSRAETGESGTLEDAFLAVTSESTTETVAETE, from the coding sequence ATGCCCTCCAAGACTGACGATATCGCCATCCAGGCGACCGATCTCCGGAAGACGTACGGTTCCGAGGTCGCCCTCGATAGCGTCTCGCTCTCGATTCCGACGGAAACGGTCTACGGATTCCTCGGACCGAACGGTGCGGGGAAGACCACCACGATGCGACTGTTGACTGGACTGTCCCGTCCGACAGCCGGAACAGTCGGCATCCGTGGCGTCGCCGTCGACGACCGACGCGACATCGCGTCGCTCGTCGGGTATCTCCCCGAAACCCCGCCGCTGTACGAGGAGTTCAGCGCCCGCGAACAGCTCGAGTACGTCGCCGACCTGCGTGATCTTCCACGACCCACCGCCCGCGACCGAATCGACGAGTATCTCGACCGGTTCGAGTTGGCCGACGACGCCGACCGGCGTATTAGCGGCTACTCGAAAGGGATGAAGCAGAAAACCGCGTTCATCCAGAGCGTGATTCACGACCCAGCCGTCTTGTTCTTGGACGAACCGACGTCGGGACTCGATCCGCGCGCCGCCCGCCGGATCCGTGACTCGATCACCGAGTTCGCGGACGCCGGTACGACCGTCTTCCTCTCGACGCACATCCTTCCGGTCGTCGAAGCGGTCGCCGACGAGGTCGGTGTCCTCTTCGATGGACACCTCGTCGCCGAGGGCACGCCTGCGGAGTTACGATCCCGCGCGGAGACCGGCGAGAGCGGGACACTGGAAGACGCGTTTCTCGCGGTGACCAGCGAGAGCACCACGGAGACGGTGGCGGAGACAGAATGA
- a CDS encoding Glu/Leu/Phe/Val dehydrogenase: MAEVNPYRSLRTQIEAAAEYLDVDQGRIDRLKAPERVLETNLSVEMDDGSTEVFRAYRSQFNGDRGPYKGGIRYHPQVTRDEVKALSGWMAYKTATTDLPLGGGKGGIVVDPSDYSESELERITRAFAVELTPFIGTDRDIPAPDVNTGQREMNWIKDTYETLENTTEPGVITGKDISSGGSEGRVEATGRSTVVAAREAFDYLDKSLEGATVAVQGFGNAGWIAAKFIYEMGADVVAVSDSSGGIYAEDSFDPVAVKEFKRETGSVVGYPDADETLSNDQLLTLDVNLLIPAALENAIDESLAHDIAADIVSEAANGPITPTADDVLQDDDVLVIPDILANAGGVIVSYFEWVQNRQRFYWPEERVNEQLDTTIVDQFWNLVEVYESRELPSLRTAAYVVALQRIIDAGEQAGTWP, encoded by the coding sequence ATGGCCGAAGTGAATCCGTACCGGAGTCTCCGGACACAGATTGAAGCGGCGGCAGAATATCTAGATGTAGACCAGGGACGGATCGACCGGTTGAAGGCCCCCGAACGAGTGTTGGAAACGAATCTCTCTGTCGAGATGGACGACGGTTCGACGGAGGTGTTTCGCGCGTACCGGTCCCAGTTCAACGGTGACCGCGGTCCGTACAAGGGCGGTATCCGCTATCATCCACAGGTGACGCGTGACGAGGTCAAAGCGCTATCGGGCTGGATGGCCTACAAGACAGCGACGACCGATCTACCGCTCGGTGGCGGTAAGGGGGGAATCGTCGTCGACCCCAGCGATTACTCCGAGTCCGAACTCGAGCGAATCACCCGAGCATTCGCAGTCGAACTGACTCCGTTTATCGGCACAGACCGGGACATTCCTGCACCAGATGTCAATACGGGACAGCGAGAGATGAACTGGATCAAAGATACCTACGAGACACTGGAAAATACGACCGAACCAGGCGTCATTACTGGGAAAGACATCTCCAGTGGTGGGAGTGAGGGACGAGTCGAGGCGACGGGTCGGTCGACGGTCGTCGCAGCGCGTGAGGCGTTCGACTACCTCGATAAGAGTCTCGAAGGAGCAACAGTTGCTGTCCAAGGGTTCGGTAACGCAGGCTGGATCGCGGCGAAATTCATCTACGAGATGGGGGCTGACGTGGTGGCCGTTTCGGACTCTAGTGGTGGTATTTACGCAGAAGATTCGTTTGACCCAGTTGCTGTCAAGGAATTCAAACGTGAAACTGGGAGTGTCGTCGGATATCCTGATGCCGACGAAACACTCTCAAACGACCAACTGTTGACGCTGGACGTCAATTTGTTGATTCCTGCAGCCCTAGAAAACGCGATAGACGAATCACTCGCTCACGACATCGCGGCCGACATCGTATCCGAGGCTGCAAACGGTCCGATCACCCCGACCGCAGACGACGTTCTACAGGACGACGATGTCCTCGTAATCCCGGACATTCTAGCAAACGCGGGCGGTGTCATCGTTTCTTACTTCGAGTGGGTCCAGAACCGCCAACGATTCTACTGGCCCGAAGAGCGCGTCAACGAGCAGCTCGATACGACCATCGTCGACCAATTCTGGAACCTCGTTGAGGTCTACGAATCACGCGAACTACCGTCGCTCCGAACTGCTGCGTACGTCGTTGCACTTCAGCGAATCATCGACGCTGGTGAACAGGCAGGTACTTGGCCCTGA
- a CDS encoding rubrerythrin-like domain-containing protein, translating to MRDVTQTPDEETPYECFDCGTVVVAEDDPSPCPKCGGEMRNRQTPLE from the coding sequence ATGAGAGACGTCACGCAGACTCCCGACGAGGAAACGCCGTACGAGTGTTTCGACTGTGGAACCGTCGTCGTCGCCGAAGACGATCCGAGTCCCTGTCCGAAGTGTGGAGGCGAGATGCGTAACCGACAGACACCACTCGAATGA